A genomic region of Rhodohalobacter sp. SW132 contains the following coding sequences:
- a CDS encoding DEAD/DEAH box helicase, whose amino-acid sequence MKFTDFNLSDELIAGLNDLQFNEPTPVQEQAIPIVTEGRDLIAAAQTGTGKTGAFVIPIMERVLKSNREGIKALILSPTRELASQIDEQIFAIGYHAGISSATVIGGSDFSQQAKALKAGVDIIVATPGRLIDQNKVLGIDFSKLEYFVLDEADRMLDMGFLPDMKKIISWLPEKRQTLLFSATMPKEIQKLAGSIMENPALVEIERSKPSQSVEQRAYKLRSKQKVSLVKKIFDDLQWDSCIIFTSTKKGTDELQRLLKREGIKAASIHGDRSQDERNKALQAFKNGQVPVIVATDVLARGIDIKEVSIIINYDVPNNTDDYVHRIGRTGRYDKSGIAITFVSKRDSRVFSQIENIKGNKIKTIDLPSNFNEKSEFSWDSDLKQAKKSGGDRSRSKDDSDREKRNQQSKKSRSTESSDTDTDKDKSRDSGKKSDSRQKRNGKPTQKTEQSEQSSPKNKQTDSDQKSKGRSEKNKTKSEGRSGGRTNGSGRSSKKQDDKVNTEAAAHEKKIAELEKVAIPPAIEKAAERNKNSLKPAKGFWGIVKSFLPKF is encoded by the coding sequence TTGAAGTTTACCGATTTTAATTTATCCGACGAACTGATTGCCGGATTAAATGATTTACAGTTTAATGAGCCCACACCGGTACAAGAGCAAGCTATTCCTATTGTAACGGAAGGCAGAGATCTTATTGCAGCTGCCCAAACCGGCACCGGTAAAACCGGCGCTTTTGTTATTCCAATTATGGAGCGTGTGCTAAAGAGCAATCGAGAAGGCATTAAAGCCCTGATACTTAGCCCAACCCGTGAACTCGCCTCACAGATTGATGAACAGATTTTTGCTATTGGCTACCACGCCGGAATTTCATCTGCCACGGTTATTGGCGGCAGCGATTTTTCACAGCAGGCCAAAGCGTTGAAAGCGGGCGTTGACATCATTGTGGCAACTCCGGGGCGATTGATAGATCAGAATAAAGTTCTGGGCATCGATTTTTCGAAGCTGGAATATTTTGTGCTCGATGAAGCGGATCGAATGCTCGACATGGGTTTTCTCCCGGACATGAAAAAAATCATCTCATGGCTGCCTGAAAAACGACAAACACTACTGTTTTCAGCAACAATGCCAAAGGAGATCCAAAAACTTGCCGGTTCCATCATGGAAAATCCGGCGCTGGTAGAAATCGAACGATCAAAACCAAGTCAATCGGTTGAACAGCGGGCGTACAAGCTGCGCAGTAAACAGAAAGTCAGCCTTGTTAAAAAGATTTTTGATGACCTGCAATGGGATTCTTGTATCATCTTCACATCTACCAAAAAAGGAACGGATGAACTGCAGCGACTCCTAAAACGTGAAGGTATAAAAGCGGCAAGTATTCACGGCGACCGTTCACAGGATGAGCGAAATAAAGCACTCCAGGCATTTAAAAATGGCCAGGTTCCGGTTATTGTGGCCACAGATGTCCTTGCTCGCGGAATTGATATCAAAGAAGTTTCAATTATCATCAATTATGATGTGCCGAACAATACCGATGATTATGTTCACCGTATCGGGCGTACCGGACGGTATGATAAATCCGGAATTGCCATCACGTTTGTGAGCAAGCGTGATAGCCGCGTTTTTTCTCAGATCGAGAACATTAAAGGGAATAAAATCAAGACGATCGATCTCCCTTCAAATTTTAATGAGAAAAGTGAGTTTAGCTGGGATAGTGACCTGAAGCAGGCGAAGAAGTCAGGTGGCGACAGATCCAGGTCGAAAGATGATTCAGACCGTGAAAAGCGGAACCAGCAGTCAAAGAAATCCAGATCTACTGAGTCTTCGGATACAGATACAGATAAGGATAAAAGCCGGGATTCAGGGAAAAAATCTGATTCACGACAGAAGAGGAACGGTAAACCAACTCAGAAAACCGAACAATCTGAGCAAAGCTCACCTAAAAATAAACAGACGGATTCTGACCAAAAGAGCAAAGGCAGATCAGAAAAAAATAAAACCAAGTCAGAAGGACGTTCCGGTGGCCGCACCAATGGCAGCGGAAGATCATCAAAGAAACAGGATGATAAGGTAAATACCGAAGCAGCAGCACATGAGAAAAAAATTGCTGAGCTGGAAAAAGTGGCAATACCGCCTGCAATTGAAAAAGCCGCGGAAAGGAATAAAAATAGCCTGAAGCCGGCAAAAGGGTTCTGGGGCATTGTTAAAAGTTTTCTGCCGAAGTTCTGA